The proteins below come from a single Bombus pyrosoma isolate SC7728 linkage group LG10, ASM1482585v1, whole genome shotgun sequence genomic window:
- the LOC122571933 gene encoding uncharacterized protein LOC122571933 — translation MSTPTDNYRQTCVRENPNKMHVRSQVFYFPLRWKTRETLAGKNSQEKCAFYLVWEATIPLYDAEIYDTVLDTVTRNGESRKFENTRHLSKSLQSHVKKSRVVKNRSEIEQRMVKRTLTSMMDSLKRIDSLAPAIARHHATSRHFYSWGTPREKILRGKN, via the exons ATGTCCACACCGACTGACAATTATCGGCAGACATGCGTCAGGGAGAATCCCAATAAAATGCACGTCCGCAgtcaagtattttattttccactgAGATGGAAGACACGGGAGACGCTTGCGGGCAAAAACTCTCAGGAAAAGTGTGCATTTTACCTGGTTTGGGAAGCAACGATTCCGCTGTACGACGCTGAAATTTATGACACGGTACTTGATACGGTGACAAGAAACGgtgaaagtagaaaatttgaaaatacacgTCATTTGTCGAAATCACTGCAAAGTCACGTAAAGAAGTCACGCGTCGTAAAGAATCGTTCGGAAATAGAGCAAAG AATGGTTAAACGAACATTAACCTCAATGATGGACAGCTTGAAGAGGATCGATTCCTTGGCCCCCGCGATCGCCAGACATCACGCCACATCACGTCATTTTTATTCATGGGGAACTCCGAGGGAAAAAATTTTGCGAGGCAAGAATTAA